The sequence below is a genomic window from Uranotaenia lowii strain MFRU-FL chromosome 2, ASM2978415v1, whole genome shotgun sequence.
acaaatttgtaatTCATCACCATATTTAGAAGCTGAAAACACTTACGGTACAGACTCTAGATGCCCTTCCAAAGAGTCACTCAATCGTTCCCTGGGACGGAATTGTTCCGCGGGATACTTTAGGAATTCTCGCTGTTCTCGGAGACATCGAACTTCTAGTTCTAAGTGAGCGATTATCCGACGATTCTCCTGATCCAGGTACTGGCACTCATCTAAACTTGAACGAAGCAAATGGATGAGTTGCTTCAAAGTTTCATTCTCCCGAACAAGGCGttccaattgatttttcattatctcGCTTGAACTTTTCGAATCGACCAATCTAAGCTGTTCTGAGTTGGATTTTTTCAATGGGACAGCAGATTTTTCGGTTGTTGTCTGATTGGCTGAAATAACCGATTGCTtttcagcaacaaaaaaaaggttatgatttgtttatatttttaagtgaCAATCGTACTTACAGAATTTGACTTGCAGATCTGAGAGTTGTGTCTGGTAGGCAAAATTGGAGTTCTCTCGACTAACCATGAAATTTGCTTTGGTACATTAGAATCAATTTTGGACCAAATTGGCTTCCGAATAATTTCTGATCGAATTTTGCATAGCTCCATTTTGGATCGAAATTGCCTGAAGTGTGATGTTTAAAAGTCTTTGCTACTTCGATTGATGAAAATGACTTTCGGCGATGGAATGggaaagttattctttctctctttaagaaaaacccgtGAGATCTGTAAAAAGCTGAGTTGAATTTTCGCTGCATCCTATTTCTTTCATGGAAAACGATCACACAAACTCGTCAGCGATTTCATCGCCTattgctaagaaaaaaaaacgaaaccttCCTATTCAAAGAAATTGAAATCATTTAACAAGTTTTGAATACCATATCCAATATACGTAAAATTGGTATTAAGTggaaatttctacaattttcgaGAATCTTCAACtggaattaaaaaattcaattagtaCAAGAGAATCAAACACAGTTTCCCAAAAATAACTTCCATGACATTAAACACCAAGAGTCACTTTTCCAGGATCCGAATTCGTCGTGATGAAATCGATAATTTCTTTTTGTGCGCTGCAGATTGCGACTACGAGACCCACAGAAAAAGTTTCATATCTTTGAACATCTCAAAATCGATTCTGTCCCAAAACAGCGACTAACGAAGAGCCATTGAATGGTTTAATGAAGCGTAGGAAAATCGCAAGAATTCCACTTTTTCCGGGATGCTTCTGCAGAAACAGTAACAGCATGAAGTCGAAAAatatctaatgaaaatttaagcaTGCTTCCGAAAACACAAGAACACACAAGCACATTTCGACTCGGTAGCATAATTATGGTTCCCTCCTCCCTCTCCTATCTTGTTTTCAGACTTCCGGAATATGCAAATCTTTATGCTGGATCCGATATGCTATGAGAATTTCACACCACCAAATCTACTTCTACTTCGCTAGTGTTTTGCATGGAATTCGAAAAGAGAGAAGAAGCAAAAATATAAA
It includes:
- the LOC129743824 gene encoding uncharacterized protein LOC129743824 — encoded protein: MELCKIRSEIIRKPIWSKIDSNVPKQISWLVERTPILPTRHNSQICKSNSQSVISANQTTTEKSAVPLKKSNSEQLRLVDSKSSSEIMKNQLERLVRENETLKQLIHLLRSSLDECQYLDQENRRIIAHLELEVRCLREQREFLKYPAEQFRPRERLSDSLEGHLESVPESNELKFYLTNDRLNFEELRKQKRAEIKQRILVKKYSI